The segment aaatgaagaagtgaTTGCatcattttgtaaaataagtAGCTGAAAATTTAGCCGAATGCAATAGAAACAGGCTGAAGACAGAATACAAATTGCTAtcctaaaaattggaagaaagAACCTGATGCTTGCATCCGTATGCAAAGGgatataaaaatatcaataaatactCCATTTCTCGCAACTTCATAAAAAAGCTTTGATAATTCTTATGTTCTTTGTCAGGCCCGGTGgccatttttattattagttaatttaaatttgatcACGTAATATGtatcaaattattttaataaataaacaacttATAGGACGCAAAAGTGGTTTTCGCTAAAATTGACAAATTCAAGAGTGGATATCGTGCTTACGTCACAAATTGACAtctctttttgaattttggcaGAAATTATCTTGGGAACGAGGGAGTGGATTATTTGcaaggatttaaaaaatattttttccatttacCAAACCCTGAAAAAACACTATAAACGTCAtgtccattatttttttatagttctttttatcttttcttatcattttcattttcgttctttttatttcttgtcgTTGACAGACATTTGGATGGCTACATCATATCTAATATCACTTGGTATTCCTGAACTAAgtaattcaaacaataaaaggTTGGTTAACCAAAAAAGACTCTGTCCGAACAGAAATGTCAAGGTAATATGCAAAGAAACAAGTATTACTACATtactaaaaacattattaatcttaaaagtGAGTCTGCTATTAAGGAAAAGAAGTATTAAAAGTGCTTCGGATATCTGTCACTATCCTCTTTTCCATATTACCTATTAACCCTTTGAGAATGATTGTAATATCTTAAAAGCTACATCCCTCGATCAATTATCAGGGGGAAAAGGGGGATGGGGCTATTAGATTTCCAAtacaactttttcttcaaataaagaTTCAGAAACCTACATTTCTGTACGATATTTTGTATAGTATTTTACCTTATTAGTGTTCCAACAATTTCTGTTGGAACactatgaactatccctagctctaagaacaacaagcagtttgcaagaatacaaagaaacaatattttattgattaaatttatattaaaatataaaataaaaaatgttggtgtatgttgagtcaggaagaggttctttggcaggagcagaggccacataattgcacagcttcaatgagcagtaaattcgttaggtgaaggatgagcaaaaaattgaagcaaaattgattaaaaaaatttttagggttctatttttttttagtaaaatataaaaaggggagcaaaaaaaaataaacgcgaattttactgagattctatttaacttgaggtttagaacccttgtttttttttatttaaacttaaaaattataagaaaccagttctgctgcactgtctttttatgtaaaaataagcgtctatacacaaaaagacgaatgcaacagagaacaggcttatacagagagttccgaaatttactgcccagctacttcattatctagaaaagaaaagaaaagaaaagtcaatcatttgcagacaatagacaatatgttttttCGTTTAGGGGAGAAACTGTTTTtccaatctcgtatctataacttgtgcttattcttcccatcaagtttcctcccgatatctccactctaagcgttttccaatatttccagtttcctgtttctgtttccccccctccaaccctctatgtccccagatccgattcgaattgaaaacggagcatctgagacaaaGGATTCTtctatatcaagtttcattgagatccgatcacacatTCGTAAGATAGCTcgatttcacgtttttcaagaattccaagcttcctcctccaactcccttcaatgtcaccggatctggtcgggatttaattgagttttaaagcacaaaatccttctagatatcaaattatattaagatctgatcaaccgttcgtaagttacaaatacttcattttttctaattttcccaaatcactcccccccccccaactccaccaaagagagcggatccggtccggtcatgtcagtcacctatcttggacttgtgtgcttattctttccaccaagtttcatcctgatctctccactttaagcattttccaaaatttccggtacccccttgccccaatgacactggatccggtcgggatttaaaataatatatccaagttacaaggtccttctgaatatgaaattttattaagatccgatcactccttcttaagttaaaaatacctaatttttcagaattaaccccccccccccaactcccccaaaaagagcggatccgttccagttatgtcaatcacgtatctaggacttgtacttatttttcccaccaagtttcatcccgatcccttcactctaagcattttccaagattttaggtcccccaccacctcaactccccccaatgtcaccggatcaggtcgggatttaaaaatatatctctgagacatgatatcctacaaaaaatctaatttcataagatccgataacttcttcgtaagttaaaaatagcctacctcatttttgtgatttttcaggattaaccccccacccccccccccaaactcccccaaagagagcaggtccgttccagttatttcaatcacgtatctaggacttctgcttatttttctgccaagtttcatcccgatccgtcCACTCTaggggttttccaagattttagcgccccccccaactcccctcaatcTCATCAGATCCTGTCAGGATTTTAAaaatgagctctgagacatgatattcttccaaacataatattccattaagatctgatcacccgctcgtaagttgaaaatgcttcattttttctattttatccaaaataaccggcccccactccctcccagatgatcaaatcggggaaacaactacttataatttaagctggtccggcccctgatacgcctgccaaatttcattcgCCTAGCTTATTTGGAAGTGCCTAACTAGCAAATCCCCGACAGAccaaccgacagaatttgcgatttttatatgtcacttggttaataccaagtggcataaaaaccttaaaaaaaagaaccaaaagtTGAAGCTTTgtacatatcgttgttagaaattggactagcTTTAATAATGAAATATCTTTGAACCGCTtgtagtatgaaaagacattaaaatacGTAAACAGCAAAAACTAGTAATTGCAAAACTGTATGAAAGATCAGATTGGTCTTGTCATGTTTGATGTCCTAGGTTCTTCATTTGTCCTCTAGACATTATAATTACTCTCTCTACTAGCTCTACTTACTCTAGGCATTATGAAACTACTTAAAACGCCTTTTGTAAATAGACTAATTACACTTGGCATTTTATACTTAGCTATGTTCCTTTTGAAATGGCGTATGCATCATAGATATAAAAGGGAAACGTTCActccattgggggggggggggggggtaatataaTTTATTCTCTCAGAATGTAGTTTACTCATAAATATGACATGAATCATATGATTTTTCTTGTCAATCATTTATTTCTTCTGTAATTTTGCCTTCATCATAGACACTTAAAACGATACAACCACTACTGAGGCAAATATGACGTAAATATGCGTTTTGAATGTAttcataaatatgacgtcacttaaataaatattattttttccacaattGAGGCTCTTAAtgacttttttcaaacttctgacctatacagatcgttttttttaggccagaaatTTCCAGGATAACAATTTTCCCGGAGAAATACTGAGgttttttcgagaaaaaataaataaatgcacaattattgctcactaATAAAGATAGTgattagaaatataaaaaacagagCCAAAGCAGCAAAAAGAAGTCACATTTGGTGTACTTGTTTTGTCCTAGAAAtatagaattattaaaaaagatttatagAAAACTAATGTTAAGAGTTGCAAAGAATTATAAAGAAGTCAATTGTTAAACAAGAATTATGAAAACTATTATAAAGAACTATTAATATCAtataaggaattaaaaaagaataattacatgataattataaaaaatactatacaaaatcattacataaaaattacaaaaagcaTGATTACACAgtactaaaaaataattatagaaaaataaaaaaaggcgaCAAAGCAAGAAAAAGAACTCACATTTCGTGCACTCAGGTTTTCTTCCAGAAATTTCCACATCTTCATTTATATTGGCACCATTAAAGCTTTGAAAAACTAATTTGACACTATTAACCAGCCGCATTGAATTCCCATTGGCAAGatctttctgaatatttttaaatacttcctGAATACTTTCTGTATAATTGATGGCTGGTTTGAAAACTAATGACCTTCGACTGGTTTGACCTTCGACTGGAACATCTCGCTTTTCTAAAGGTTTTTCAAcaatccttatttttttattttttacactaGCAGTTGGTAGGCTTGTTGAGGAAGTGGCCTCATCAGAAAGTCTCTGAGATGGTTCGGGATAATATATTTTACAATAAGGTTGATGACATGTGAAATTTGCCATACCTCGGAACTGGTTTCTGCATACTTTGCACTCCAGAATAACGTCCCACTGGTCTGACAAGATGTGCTGgacccaaaaaataaatatatgcatTGGCCACTATATATCctaacttgaaaaaaacaaatttgtgacAACACTACTTATagcaatttttctttctattgtTCCATCTCTTCTAATTATTTGTCCctttgtattattattaaatatctaCAATTCATACATTCATATTTATTCCCACTAAGGAACTAGAATTCACTAGAAAAAGATATGTCCTGTTAATAGACTCAGGGATGTTCGCAAGAGGGGGGTCATTTTCAACACTATACATTCTCACTAGAAAGTACTAAAAGTTGTAACGAAGCtacttatagattttttttttcttttgttccatCAGTTCTCCCTTATTGTTTGTCCACTTGTtctatttttcagctttttgatTCTCCTTTCAATTTCATCTCTCTTCAACCGTTTGCATATTCTGTTGCCccgttattattatatatatggcATTCATACATTCACATTTAGCTCAATTAAGGAACTAGAATCCATCTATTTGACTAGAGATACTTTCTCCTATTATTAGACTCAGTGATGTGTGCGAGagagacggggggggggggcacccccccccccaaaaaaaaaacctatgccCTAGATTTCTTATTCACATaatcaaatagtttgttttatcattgacctccccccccccaaaaaaatatgataatacttaaaacaaaaattaaagtcttttagAATGAACTTGACCCAATTAGTGGTAAACATTCGAATTTGAATGGTTACAGAACATGCCACGACTGCCCAACACTTTTCTTTTAGCCCTTAAAAAtgtcaatg is part of the Artemia franciscana chromosome 12, ASM3288406v1, whole genome shotgun sequence genome and harbors:
- the LOC136034098 gene encoding uncharacterized protein LOC136034098, translating into MANFTCHQPYCKIYYPEPSQRLSDEATSSTSLPTASVKNKKIRIVEKPLEKRDVPVEGQTSRRSLVFKPAINYTESIQEVFKNIQKDLANGNSMRLVNSVKLVFQSFNGANINEDVEISGRKPECTKYNEVAGQ